Within the Rosa rugosa chromosome 2, drRosRugo1.1, whole genome shotgun sequence genome, the region AAACATTTTCAGTCCAATGTTGCAGAAAACACGAGTGAGAATAGTCAGAGGCAAACTATGTCAACCGAAGGGCCTTGGACTGCTTCATCTACATCAGCCAATGATCTTTATCCAGTCAATCCTGATTCAAATTACTTGGAGAACAGAAATTAGAGAAACTGAGCAAACTGTCTTCACTTTGTTACCGGTATATATATGTTCATAAACCATTTCAACTTATTTCTTTTCGAAATATAGTGAATGAATGTTCACAGAAGAACGTAGGTTCTTATATAgcatcactactagaaaaatggCCTAAGGGGACACATTACATGTGTGCCTATTGATACCTATAGGGACAAATATGTGTCCCCATTGAGCTATAGAGACATATATCATATGTGTGCCTATTGCTTGTGTTCCTATTGCTAAATGGCACACATAAGTTATGAACTTGTGTCCCCAAATAAAAGAGTAGGTTTCTCAAACTACAAATAGAGTACAAATAATGCCTACAAATACTACACACTTCTACAAATACAATACACCAATTGGGGACACTTTCTGCACCTGTGCCCATggtttatcttttattttttgtctatttttatcttcttcttttcttgtttaACATAACAAATTCAGTGCCCAGGCAAAAATCAAAAAATCAAACCGAATACACTAAATAAGAGAAGAGAATACATCACAGTCATCACACTGTCAATATAGCTTTTTCATTAAACAATCTCTAAGGTTCCAATATCCGGCAATACATAAACAAACCCCAAAACTGTTTCTAGAAGTTCAAGCTACAAATTCCTATCAACTAAGTTATGATCTATATCAATTCCATCATGGCTGCATGCAAGTCATTCTCTGAACTGCAGAAACGATAAAAGAGGAGAATTACAGAACTTGTCAATGTTAGAAGTAATGCTAAATAAGAGGCAACATGCAGCTATTCAATAACACATAAGATTGTACAACAGACAGCAAATTGTAGTACAAAGACAGTAAGCAATTTATTTCATGATTTAAAGGGGTTTAACAAATTAAAACCGTATATACCTGAAGGCAAAGTTCCTCAATTGGCATTCTCCTGATCTCAGGTACCTGAAAATCAGACAATGCGTAAAAAACTGACGGACAGGACAAGGAAAAGGGAGAGCAGTGCACATCTACATACacgatttcaagaccaaaatctaATTATACATGGTCTATGCATACAAgggaaatatatatttttcccaACTCTTTAATCTTGATGATTTAGTATACTTTCCCCGAATCACAAATAAACCAATTTTTTTCTGGTAAGATTGAACAGAAAATGTCAACTCTAATACCAAGAAAAAACAGTATTATAACATGCAAACTAAGACAGTTTTAAGGAAGACGGCACCTCTTATGGTGACTATATTCAATTTCAAAGCAATTGATAGCAGTTACAGGGTATAATACCTGGGTAGCTCTATCAACAAGACCGTCATCAGCATAGGTCCCTTTATGAGTACACAGTAGTCTCTAAATGGGGATCTTTGGTGTTCCTGACAAAATAGATGTCACTTAAATAAGATAAATTATAAACGTTCAAGGTTTAGCAAAGTAATGAAAAGGGATACAACACACTGCATacacactttcaattttgaaccCTTTTGGTCATGAAAACAATTTGTAGAAAACATAGGAAAATACCCCAGAGCCACACGATATTTCTGACCCAACTTCTCAAGCTCTGCCATTACAATCTGTGATACAAGGAGTGCCTGTTTATTTAAAAGACAGATAAACTATtagagaaaaataaacaaaagaaaaatggaaCATTCCCCTGCATTATGTAACAAAAATTTTGGTGACTATCAAAAGTTCACCAAGTTCTCTTAATCATTCTTGTTATAAAACCCAACATTCAAAAAcaattcctaagaaacactAAACATTAATACGAGTGAATAACTCTAAGACTCACACTTTGCATATAGGTAGTCCATCATTCCCTTCTCCAAATCCAACTGCAGAAAGtgaaaaaaacaaatatattacCTAATACAGAAGCTTATACATGAAACAATTAGCACCAAACACTCACCTTATTCAGGATAGAGAAATGagcacatatatataaatatccTTAATGAATTAGTGTATTTGCACAAAAGCAAGGTTGCTCAAAACAATTGTCTGTGTCATGAGTAAAAGTAAGTTCACTAACCATTCGAACAAATTTGGAAATCATTGAACTAAAGCCAATTGAAGTGGCTTCAATTATTTCTTCATAGTTAACATCAACCCCTGCAaagtataattaattaatttaattaacaagattaataAGGTCCTCACACAAAAGCACAATAATATATCAATTTTGTATTACTACCATTTTATTTCCAAAGTAATAAGACATTCAAATAAGTAGTGCTGCCTGTTAGAAAAGTGCTTTATTTTTTGGAATACTCAAAACAATGTTAACTCGTCAGTATACAATTTCAATCCAGGCTCCTAACTCCTAAGCCAACATCTGATGTAAGAGTTAATCGAACATATCCACTACCAAGTCAAAATAAATCTAAATGAAATTAGCAGATACCTTCTTCACTATTGGTTCCTGCAACCCTGGTGGTAAATAAGCCAATGTTATACCACTGCCAAAAAATGCCATATTTTGGTATGAACGTACTGCTGCCGGATATTGTATCAataacaccaccaccaccaccaccacttggCAGGAAGTTTTGTAACATCACTTCCAACCTCAATCTTCTCCAACACAACATTGTAATGCACCCCAGACTGAAAATTAATAAAATCCTAccacacaaaacccagaaaagtcATAAATTGATAGATCGGGTACTAGAGAGCTACTGATGTATAGATGGTCCTTAATCATTCACCTTAAGGCCTTAAACTGAAACCCAGACCTTCAATTTCACACAAACACTAATTGAGGAAGAGATTGAAGTACCTGAAGTGGTCGATGGCGCCAGAGCAGTCTCTTTCATTCTTAACCATAGCCATTGCCCAGCACCAAATACCCTACCGAAACGCTTTGATAAACCAGAAGCACAGAGTGGGACAGTGATTCGATAAAGATATGGCAAATCGAGACACTTTGGGGACAAGTCTTTATATGGGTGTTCTAGTTTCAAAAGAAATTGACAGAGCGAGAGAGGGCAACTACCATCGATGGTGATACGAATTTGGAGGAGGAGTCATGGTGGCCGCCGCCGGAACTACCGTCGGTCTTTGCTGGAGAGGGTAGCGGCAGATCTGAgatattgagagagagagagagagagagagagagagagagagagagagagagagagagtgggtgAATTGTGTGCGCGTGTATGTGATATGAAATTCGGTATATTCAACAAAGAGCCAATATTGCGTAGACCGTAGTGAACCACCACCGTAGAGAGAGAGGACGTATTCGCAGGCTTTCTAGAAAAACAAAGGATGTATTCGTATGAAGTGGTATGCATTGTGGGAATGGGGACACTTATGAGTCTTATGTGTGCCTTAATTTTTCAATAGGCACACATGAACACATCTGTGCCTTTTTATCAGTTTTGGGGACACGTAGCTCATCTGTGCCCAACATATGTGTCCCCTTAGCCCTGTT harbors:
- the LOC133728281 gene encoding uncharacterized protein LOC133728281, with product MAMVKNERDCSGAIDHFRILLIFSLGCITMLCWRRLRLEVMLQNFLPSGGGGGGVIDTISGSSTFIPKYGIFWQWYNIGLFTTRVAGTNSEEGVDVNYEEIIEATSIGFSSMISKFVRMLDLEKGMMDYLYAKCTPCITDCNGRA